A stretch of the Paenibacillus dendritiformis genome encodes the following:
- a CDS encoding type II toxin-antitoxin system HicB family antitoxin produces MEKQKDLNYYLSLPYTFQVKRTEDGFWAAVKELDGCHTSGNTWEEAYKDLQEVFKTHIEIKLEYGDPIPEPEDEEYSGKFLVRMPKSLHRHLAEKAAAENVSLNQYALYKLSR; encoded by the coding sequence ATGGAAAAGCAAAAGGATCTCAATTATTACCTGAGCCTGCCATATACCTTTCAAGTGAAGCGTACAGAGGATGGCTTTTGGGCAGCGGTAAAGGAGTTGGACGGTTGTCATACGTCCGGCAACACGTGGGAAGAGGCATATAAGGATCTTCAAGAAGTATTCAAGACACACATTGAAATAAAGCTGGAGTACGGTGATCCTATTCCGGAACCAGAAGATGAGGAGTACAGCGGAAAGTTCCTTGTTCGCATGCCGAAGTCTTTACATCGACACTTGGCGGAGAAGGCAGCAGCCGAAAATGTGTCACTAAATCAATACGCGCTTTACAAATTAAGTCGCTGA
- a CDS encoding transposase: MAGDRKNKYHSHVEPKLLLVEAWARDGTIDEDIAKKLGVAYSTFREYVKKYPALSAALKRGKEVADVEVENALFRRAVGYQYDEVTREADKVIDPETGELVDVMVETKRVTKEVQPDVAAQIFWLKNRRPDKWRDKQDIQHSGSMDVNNPMKGLTTDELRKLIRDG; the protein is encoded by the coding sequence ATGGCAGGAGACCGGAAGAATAAGTATCATTCACACGTTGAGCCCAAGCTCCTGCTTGTAGAGGCATGGGCGAGGGATGGCACAATAGACGAGGACATAGCCAAAAAATTAGGCGTTGCTTACTCGACATTCAGGGAGTATGTCAAGAAGTACCCGGCATTATCGGCAGCCTTAAAAAGGGGCAAGGAAGTAGCTGACGTTGAGGTGGAGAATGCTCTATTTAGGCGTGCGGTCGGCTATCAATACGATGAAGTGACCCGGGAAGCCGATAAGGTGATCGATCCGGAAACAGGTGAGCTGGTAGACGTTATGGTCGAGACCAAGCGCGTGACCAAAGAGGTCCAGCCGGATGTAGCAGCACAGATATTCTGGTTGAAGAACCGCCGACCTGATAAGTGGCGCGATAAGCAAGACATCCAGCACAGCGGCAGCATGGACGTGAATAACCCGATGAAGGGCCTGACCACCGACGAACTACGGAAGCTGATACGCGATGGTTGA